One genomic region from Rosa rugosa chromosome 1, drRosRugo1.1, whole genome shotgun sequence encodes:
- the LOC133724710 gene encoding BTB/POZ domain and ankyrin repeat-containing protein COCH: protein MSSLEDSFRSLSLDYLNLLINGQAFSDVTFSVEGRLVHAHRCILAARSLFFRKFFCGPDPPSGLDPVSSPGSCRSGTSSSTSQRGMSNSQVIPVNSVGYEVFLLLLQFLYSGQVSIVPQKHEPRPNCGERGCWHTHCTSAVDLALDTLAAARSFGVEQLALLTQKQLASMVEKASIDDVMKVLLASRKQDMHQLWTTCSHLVAKSGLPPEVLAKHLPIDVVAKIEELRLKSSIARRSMMPHHHHHHHHHDMGAAADLEDQKIRRMRRALDSSDVELVKLMVMGEGLNLDEALALHYAVESCSREVVKALLELGAADVNYPAGPAGKTPLHIASEMVSPDMVAVLLDHHADPNVRTVDGVTPLDVLRTLTSDFLFKGAVPGLTHIEPNKLRLCLELVQSAALVLSREEGNNNANNSASNSSNTAIYPPMSDHHDHHSSGSGGSNISLNLDSRLVYLNLGATGSSTAQNQMGSSRMDSEDHQHHHHSHGRQGGCDPSTMYHHSHDF, encoded by the exons ATGAGCAGCCTGGAAGACTCTTTTAGATCTCTGTCCCTAGACTACCTCAATCTCCTCATCAACGGCCAAGCCTTCAGTGATGTCACCTTCAGCGTGGAGGGTCGTCTGGTTCACGCGCACAGGTGCATCCTGGCTGCCCGGAGCCTCTTCTTCCGGAAGTTCTTCTGCGGGCCGGACCCTCCTTCTGGGCTTGACCCGGTGTCGTCTCCTGGGTCGTGCAGGTCGGGTACGTCGTCGTCGACGTCACAGAGAGGGATGAGCAATTCGCAGGTAATACCGGTGAACTCGGTCGGGTACGAGGTGTTCTTGCTGCTGCTGCAGTTTTTGTACAGCGGACAGGTCTCGATAGTGCCTCAGAAACATGAGCCAAGGCCTAATTGTGGGGAGAGGGGCTGTTGGCACACGCATTGCACCTCAGCCGTCGATCTCGCTCTTGACACTCTCGCCGCCGCTAGATCTTTTGGTGTTGAACAACTTGCATTGCTCACTCAG AAGCAATTGGCTAGCATGGTGGAAAAGGCGTCGATTGATGATGTGATGAAAGTGCTATTAGCTTCCAGAAAGCAGGACATGCACCAACTCTGGACAACGTGCTCTCACCTTGTTGCCAAATCTGGTCTCCCGCCGGAGGTGCTCGCCAAGCACCTTCCCATCGACGTAGTGGCCAAAATCGAAGAGCTCCGCCTCAAATCCTCCATCGCACGCCGCTCAATGATGccccatcaccaccaccatcaccaccaccacgacATGGGTGCTGCTGCGGATCTCGAGGACCAGAAGATTCGTCGAATGAGGCGAGCATTGGACTCATCGGATGTAGAGCTGGTCAAGCTCATGGTGATGGGAGAAGGCCTAAATCTGGACGAGGCACTGGCATTACACTATGCTGTCGAAAGTTGTAGCCGAGAGGTAGTGAAAGCTTTGCTTGAACTCGGAGCAGCCGATGTTAACTACCCGGCTGGGCCAGCTGGCAAAACCCCACTCCACATTGCCTCTGAAATGGTGTCTCCGGACATGGTGGCCGTGCTCCTCGATCACCATGCTGACCCCAATGTCCGAACCGTCGACGGAGTCACTCCACTCGATGTGCTTCGAACCCTAACATCGGATTTTCTCTTCAAAGGAGCTGTTCCCGGACTGACGCACATCGAACCCAACAAGCTCAGGCTCTGCCTTGAACTTGTTCAATCGGCTGCTCTTGTTCTTTCGCGCGAAGAAGGCAATAACAATGCAAACAATTCTGCTTCTAATTCTTCGAACACGGCCATCTATCCACCGATGAGTGACCATCACGATCATCATAGCAGCGGCAGTGGCGGCAGCAATATTAGCCTTAACTTGGATTCGAGATTGGTGTATTTGAATCTTGGGGCAACTGGGTCATCCACGGCTCAAAATCAAATGGGCTCTTCGAGAATGGATAGTGAAGAtcatcaacatcatcatcatTCTCATGGTAGACAAGGTGGCTGTGATCCATCAACAATGTACCACCACTCCCATGACTTCTAG